The following proteins come from a genomic window of Doryrhamphus excisus isolate RoL2022-K1 chromosome 12, RoL_Dexc_1.0, whole genome shotgun sequence:
- the LOC131139242 gene encoding LOW QUALITY PROTEIN: cilia- and flagella-associated protein 251-like (The sequence of the model RefSeq protein was modified relative to this genomic sequence to represent the inferred CDS: substituted 4 bases at 4 genomic stop codons), translated as EEEEQEEEEEQEEEEQEAEEEKEGEKEEKEEQEDKGKEEEEEEQEEEEEQEEEEQEEEEEKEGEKEEKEEQXDKGEEEEEEEQEEKEEEGEEEEKEEQEDEGEEEEEEEQEEEEEQEEEEXEEEEEKEGKKEEKXEQEDEGEEGEEEEPEEEDEQKEKEEQAEEEKEQKEKEDQXEEEEEEDKEGQEEEKEEQEDEGEEEEEEEQEDEGEQ; from the coding sequence gaagaagaggagcaggaagaagaagaggagcaggaggaagaagaacaagaagcgGAAGAGGAGAAAGAAGGGGAGAAGGAAGAAAAAGAGGAGCAGGAAGACAAAgggaaggaggaagaagaagaggagcaggaagaagaagaggagcaggaggaagaagaacaagaagaggaagaagagaaagaagGGGAGAAGGAAGAAAAAGAGGAGCAGTAAGACAAaggggaagaggaagaagaagaggagcaggaggaaaaagaggaggaaggggaggaggaagaaaaagaggagcaggaagacgaaggggaggaggaagaagaagaggagcaggaagaagaagaggagcaggaggaagaagaataagaagaggaggaagagaaagaaggaaagaaggaagaaaaatAGGAGCAGGAAGATGAAGGGGAGGagggagaagaagaggagccggaagaagaagatgagcaGAAGGAAAAAGAGGAGCAGGCGGAAGAAGAAAAGGAGCAGAAAGAAAAAGAGGATCagtaggaagaagaagaagaagaagacaaagaagggcaggaggaagaaaaagaggagcaggaagacgaaggggaggaggaagaagaagaggagcaggaagatgaaggggagcag